The DNA segment GAACACCATCCCGTCGGAGCACTTCACCTTTTCCACCATGGTCATCCCGGCCGGCCACGAAGGCCCGCCGCACCTGCACATTGACGTCGAAGAAGTGTTCTTCGTGCTGCGCGGCAAACTCAAGGTGGTGCTGGAAAAGGACGGCGAGCGCTTCGAGACCATCCTCACCGACCGCGACGTGATTTCCGTGCCGCCCGGCGTGTACCGCGAAGAGATCAACATCGGCGATGAAGACGCGCTGATGTGCGTGATGCTCGGCGCGAAAAAACCGATCACCCCGACCTATCCGCCAGAGCACCCTCTGGCCTCGATCAAGCGCGGGTAAGCCCATGTTGCCAGGACTCACGCACGCCGCGCCGACGGCCGACCTGCAAGCCCAACTGCAGCGCGATTTCCCCCAGCAACGGGTCGCGTCAGCAGGAGGCCAGCAGGCCCTGCGGGTATGCGGCACGGGACCGGCAGTGGTGTTGCTGCACGGCATAGGCTCCGGCGCGGCGTCCTGGCTGCAGGTGGCACAACATCTGGCGGCCCAGGCGCGGGTCATCGCCTGGGACGCGCCCGGCTATGGCGACTCCAGCCCCCTGGAATCGCAAGTACCCAAGGCCGAGCAATACGCCGCGCGCCTGGTGCAGATGCTCGATGCGCTGGAGGTGGACGAGTGCGCGCTGGTCGGCCATTCCCTGGGCGCACTGACCGCCCTGGCCTTGGCCCGCAGTGCCCAGGCCAGACGCGTGAGCCGCCTGGTACTGATCAGCCCCGCTCGTGGCTATGGCGCGCCCGAGCGCAACGCGCAGCGCCAGCAAGTGCGCCAGCAACGCCTGGACAACCTGCAACGCCTGGGCATCGCCGGGCTGGCCGAGCAGCGCAGCGCCCACATGCTCTCGCCCAGTGCCCAGCCCCAAGCGTTGGCCTGGGTGCACTGGAACATGGCCCGCCTGAACCCGCTGGGCTATCGCCAGGCCATCGAATTGCTGTGCGGCGACGACTTGCTGCGCCACGGCCAACCTGCAATGCCCTGCGAGGTGCATTGCGGCGAAGCCGACAGCATCACCCCACCCGACACCTGCCTGGGCGTGGCCAAGGCCCTGGGTGCCAGCTTCAACCTGATCGCCGACGCAGGCCATGCCAGCCCCATCGAACAACCGCTGGTGGTTGCCGGTCGCCTGGCCTACGCCCTCAAACAATCCCTGACAGGTAGAACCCTATGAACGACTCAGATCTGCTGAAGGATGCTCAGGACAAATACATCGTGCCGGGCCTGGAGCGCGGCTTGTTGCTGCTCTGCGAGTTCAGCCGGCGCAACCGGACCCTGACCGCGCCGGAACTGGCGCGGCGCCTGGCGCTGCCGCGCTCGACGATTTTCCGCTTGCTGACCACCCTGGAAACCATGGGCTTCGTCACCCGCAGCGGCAACGAGTACCGCCTGGGCATGTCGGTGCTGCGCCTGGGCTTCGAGTATCTGGCGTCGCTGGAGCTGACCGAACTCGGCCAGCCACTGCTGGCGCGTTTGTGCGACCGGGTTAACTACCCGAGCAACCTGGTGGTGCGCGACGGGCGTTCCATCGTGTACGTGGCCAAGGTGTCGCCGCCTTCGGTGTTCTCCAACGCGGTCAACGTCGGCACCCGCCTGCCGGCCCATGCCACGGTGCTGGGGCGCATTCTCCTCGAAGACCTGTCACTGGCCGAACTGCGCGAGCTGTACCCCGAGGAGCACTTGGAACAGCACTCCCACTGCACCCCGAAAACCGTGATGGAGCTGTTCGACATGCTCCAGGCCGACCGCCAGCGCGGCTTTGTCAGCGGCGAAGGGTTCTTTGAATCGGCGATTTCCACAGTGGCCGCGCCCGTGCGCGACCAGAGCGGCGACATCGTGGCCGCCCTCGGCGTGACCATCCCGACCACGCAGATCGGTCATGTGAATTTTGAAGAGCTGCTGAACCAAGTGCGGCGCAGCGCCGACGAGCTGTCGCGCCTGCTCAACTACAACGGCGGCGCCCACAGCGGGCAGCCCCGCGTCACTGCCTTGATGAGAGATTGAGATGAGCCTTTATTCATTGCAGGGCCGCACCGCAATCGTCACCGGAGGCTCCTCGGGCATAGGCCTGGCATGCGTCGAACTGCTGCTGGAAGCCGGTGCGGCCGTTGCGTTTTGCGGCCGCGATGCAGAGCGCCTGCGCCGTGCCGAAAGCGACCTGCGCCAACGTTTCCCGCAAGGCCAACTGCTGGCCCAGGTGTGCGATGTGCTCGATGGCGAATCGGTCAACGCCTTTGCCAGCGCCAGCCTGGCCGCGCTGGGCGCCGCCAGCGTGCTGATCAACAACGCCGGGCAAGGCCGGGTCTCGACCTTTGCCGACACCACCGACAGCGCCTGGACCGAAGAGCTGCACCTGAAGTTTTTTTCGGTGATCAACCCGGTCCGCGCCTTCACGCCGCAGCTGCAAAGCCAGGCCGACGCCGCGATTGTCTGCGTCAACTCGCTGCTGGCCAGCCAGCCGGAACCGCACATGGTCGCCACCTCCGCCGCCCGCGCCGGGATCAAGAACCTGGTGCGCTCGATGGCCACCGAGTTCGCCCCGCAAGGCATCCGCGTCAACGGCATCCTGATTGGCCTGGTGGAGTCCGGGCAATGGCGCCGCCGCTTCGAAGCGCGTGAAGAACGCGACCTCGACTGGGCGCAATGGACCGCCCGCCTGGCCCAACAAAAACATATTCCCCTGGGGCGCCTGGGCCTGCCGATTGAAGCGGCCCGCGCGATCCTGTTTCTGGCCTCGCCTCTGTCGGCTTACACCACAGGCAGCCATATCGATGTCTCTGGAGGCCTGTCCCGCCATGCGTAATGAAAACACTGTCACCGTGGGCGCTGCCATCACCGCCTTTCTCGAACAATGCGACGTCAAGGCCGCGTTCGGCGTGATCTCGATCCACAACATGCCGATCCTCGATGCCTTCGCCGTGCGCGGCAATATCCGCTTTGTCATGGCCCGGGGTGAAGCCGGCGCCGCCAACATGGCCGACGCCTATGCCCGCACCACCGGTGGCCTGGGCGTGTGCCTGACCTCCACCGGCACTGCCGCCGGCAATGCGGCTGGGGCCATGGTTGAAGCGCAGACTGCCGGCACCCCGGTGCTGCACATCACCGGGCAGATCGAGACGCCGTACCTGGACCAGGAACTGGCGTATATCCACGAAGCCCGCGACCAGTTGAACATGCTCAAGGCCGTGTCCAAGGCCGCCTTCCGCGTGCGCAGCGTCGAGACCGCCATCAGCACCCTGAAGCTCGCGGTGCAGACCGCGCTGACCGCGCCCACCGGCCCGGTCAGCGTCGAGATCCCGATCGACATCCAGTCGGCCTTTATCCCAATGCCCACCGACCTGTCGCCACTGCCGATCCCGGTCGCTGTGCCGGCACCGGAAGCCCTCGACCTGGTGGCCGCGCGCCTGGCCAGTGCCAAACGCCCGATGCTCTGGCTCGGCGGCGGCGCGCGGCATGCCGGGGCGCAGGTCAAGCGCCTGCTGGCGATGGGCGTGGGGGTGATCACCTCGACCCAGGGTCGCGGCGTGGTTAACGAAGACGACGAACGTTGCCTGGGGGCCTTTTCGCAGAACAAGCGGGTCGAGCAGTTCCTGCAAACCTGCGATGCACTGCTGATCGCCGGGTCGCGCCTGCGCAGCAATGAGACCTTCAAGTACGCGCTCAAGCTGCCGCAGAACACGCTGCGCATCGACGCCAACCCGGCCATCGAAGGCCGCAGCTATGCCAGCGAACTGTTTATCTGTGGCGACGCGGCCCTGGCCCTGGAAGGGTTGGCTGACCGCCTGGAAGGCCGCCTGCACACCGACCCGCAGTTCCTCGCCGAACTCAAGGCCGTGCGTGAACAGTCGCGCAGCCAACTGGTCGCGGACCTAGGCCCGTACTCGGCGATGGTCGAGCAATTGCAGGCCAGCACCGGGCGCAACTTCTCCTGGGTGCGCGATGTGACCCTGTCCAACAGCATCTGGGGCAACCGCCTGCTCAACCTGTACCACCCACGCGCCGGGGTTCACGCCTTGGGCGGCGGTATTGGCCAGGGCCTGGCGATGGGCATCGGTGCCGCGGTGGCAGCCGCTGAAACCGCGCCCGAGCGCAAGGTGTTTGCCCTGGCGGGCGATGGCGGTTTCATCCTCAACCTGGGTGAGCTGGCGACCCTGGTCCAGGAGCGCGCCAACCTGGTGATTCTGCTGATGAACGACCAGCGCTACGGGGTGATCCGCAATATCCAGGACGCGGTCTACGGCAGCCGGCATTGCTATGTCGACCTGCACACCCCGGACTACACCAAGCTCGCCGAATCCATGGGCCTGCGCCATGGCCTGGTCACCGACCTCAAGGATTTCGGCAAGGTGGTTGACAGCGCCTTGAGCCAGCCCGGCCCGTTCCTGCTGGAAGTGGACATGCTCAGCGTGGGCAACTTCGCCACCCAGTTCGCCGGCCCGCCCAACAGCGAAACCAAAGCCCAGAAGGCCACCGCCTGAGGATCGTCGCATGTTGCATATCACCATGATCGGCTGCGGCGCCATTGGCGTCGGCGTGCTGGAGCTGCTGGAGAACGATCCGCAGTTGTGCGTGGATTACGTCATCGCTTCCGAGGGCTCCGAAGCCCTGGTGCGCCAGCGCCTGGCCAGTTTCAAACAACCGCCGCAGGTGCTGACCGCCTTGCCGGCCGATACGCGCCCGGATTTGCTGGTGGAGTGCGCCGGCCACCGCGCCATCGAAGAGCATGTGCTGCCGGCCCTGGAGCGTGGGATTGCCTGCCTGATTGTGTCGGTCGGCGCCTTATCCGAAGTGGGCCTGGTGGAACGCCTGGAGGCCGCCGCCGAGCGCGGCAAGACCCGCATCGAGCTGCTGCCCGGGGCGATTGGCGGTATTGATGCGTTGTCGGCGGCCAAGGTCGGCGGCCTGGACTCGGTCAACTACACCGGGCGCAAGCCAGCCCGCGCCTGGAAGAACACTCCCGGCGAGCAGGCTTGCGACCTGGACAGCATCCGCGAAGCCACGGTGATCTTCCAGGGCAGTGCCCGTGAGGCCGCGCGGCTGTACCCGAAAAACGCCAACGTTGCGGCCACCTTGTCCCTGGCCGGGCTGGGCCTGGATCGCACCCACGTCACGCTGATCGCCGACCCCCACAGCGACGAAAACGTCCACCACTTCGAAGCCCGTGGCGCCTTTGGCCGTTTCGAGTTGAGCCTGCGCGGCAAGCCGCTTTTGGCCAACCCCAAGACCTCGGCGCTGACCGTGTACAGCGTGGTCCGTGCCTTGGGCAACCACGCCCATGCCATCTCAATTTAGGAGCCCGTCGATGACCCTCGAACAGACTTTACCGATCTGCATCGCCGGCCACTGGCGCCTGGGCCGTGGCGAGCGCTACGCCAGCCGCTACCCGGCCACTGGCGAGGCCGTGGCCTGGCTTAACGCTGCCGATTTGCAGGATGTGGAAGACGCCATCCAGGGCGCGCACCAGGCCTTCCTGCACAGCGGCTGGGCCCAGCGCAAACCCCATGAGCGGGCCGGTGTGCTGTACCGCATCGCCGAGCTGATCCGCCTGCACAGTGAGGAACTGGCGCAGCTGCAACGCCAGGACAACGGCAAGCCGATCAATGAAACCCGTGCGCTGGTGGCCAGTGCGGCCGGCACTTTCCAGTTCTTCGCCGCCGCCTGCGAAACCCTGGAAGAAACCATCACCCCGTCGCGCGGTGATTTCGTCAGCATGAGCGTGTATGAGCCGATGGGCGTGGTCGCCGCGATCACCCCGTGGAACTCACCGATTGCCAGCGAGGCGCAGAAGGTCGCGCCAGCCCTGGCGGCGGGCAATGCGGTGGTGATCAAACCGGCGGAAATCACCCCGCTGCTGGCCCTGCGCCTGGCCAGTCTGTGCGAAGAGGCCGGCCTGCCCAAGGGCCTGATCAGCGTGCTGCCCGGCAAGGGCTCGCTGCTGGGCGACGCCCTGACCCGCCACCCGCTGGTCAAGCGCGTGTCGTTCACCGGCGGCACCCGCACTGGCAAGCACATCGCCCATATCGCCGCCGACAAGATGATGCCGGTGTCTTTGGAGCTGGGCGGCAAGTCGCCGACCATCGTCCTTGATGACGCCGACCTCGACCACGCAGTGGCGGGCGTGCTCTACGGCATTTTCAGCTCCTCGGGCGAGGCCTGTATTGCCGGCTCGCGGCTGTTTGTCGCGCGCGCCCTGTACGAGCCCTTTATGCAACGCCTGGTAGCCGCCGCCGCGAACCTGCGCATGGGCGACCCGGCCGACGAAAACACGCAGATGGGCCCGCTGATCAGCGCCGGCCATCGTGAATCGGTGGAACGTTATGTCGCCCTCGGCCTGGCCGAAGGCGGGCGCCTGCGCCTGGGCGGGCAGCGCCCCAGCGGTG comes from the Pseudomonas shahriarae genome and includes:
- a CDS encoding cupin domain-containing protein, encoding MTDLSAQNDTPKSWDRPAGASLESWMSTRIARYETRKYDWDALKFQADYDPKFRRAQMRYIGTGGTGISTDMNTIPSEHFTFSTMVIPAGHEGPPHLHIDVEEVFFVLRGKLKVVLEKDGERFETILTDRDVISVPPGVYREEINIGDEDALMCVMLGAKKPITPTYPPEHPLASIKRG
- a CDS encoding alpha/beta fold hydrolase, translating into MLPGLTHAAPTADLQAQLQRDFPQQRVASAGGQQALRVCGTGPAVVLLHGIGSGAASWLQVAQHLAAQARVIAWDAPGYGDSSPLESQVPKAEQYAARLVQMLDALEVDECALVGHSLGALTALALARSAQARRVSRLVLISPARGYGAPERNAQRQQVRQQRLDNLQRLGIAGLAEQRSAHMLSPSAQPQALAWVHWNMARLNPLGYRQAIELLCGDDLLRHGQPAMPCEVHCGEADSITPPDTCLGVAKALGASFNLIADAGHASPIEQPLVVAGRLAYALKQSLTGRTL
- a CDS encoding IclR family transcriptional regulator; amino-acid sequence: MNDSDLLKDAQDKYIVPGLERGLLLLCEFSRRNRTLTAPELARRLALPRSTIFRLLTTLETMGFVTRSGNEYRLGMSVLRLGFEYLASLELTELGQPLLARLCDRVNYPSNLVVRDGRSIVYVAKVSPPSVFSNAVNVGTRLPAHATVLGRILLEDLSLAELRELYPEEHLEQHSHCTPKTVMELFDMLQADRQRGFVSGEGFFESAISTVAAPVRDQSGDIVAALGVTIPTTQIGHVNFEELLNQVRRSADELSRLLNYNGGAHSGQPRVTALMRD
- a CDS encoding SDR family oxidoreductase — encoded protein: MSLYSLQGRTAIVTGGSSGIGLACVELLLEAGAAVAFCGRDAERLRRAESDLRQRFPQGQLLAQVCDVLDGESVNAFASASLAALGAASVLINNAGQGRVSTFADTTDSAWTEELHLKFFSVINPVRAFTPQLQSQADAAIVCVNSLLASQPEPHMVATSAARAGIKNLVRSMATEFAPQGIRVNGILIGLVESGQWRRRFEAREERDLDWAQWTARLAQQKHIPLGRLGLPIEAARAILFLASPLSAYTTGSHIDVSGGLSRHA
- a CDS encoding thiamine pyrophosphate-binding protein, whose product is MRNENTVTVGAAITAFLEQCDVKAAFGVISIHNMPILDAFAVRGNIRFVMARGEAGAANMADAYARTTGGLGVCLTSTGTAAGNAAGAMVEAQTAGTPVLHITGQIETPYLDQELAYIHEARDQLNMLKAVSKAAFRVRSVETAISTLKLAVQTALTAPTGPVSVEIPIDIQSAFIPMPTDLSPLPIPVAVPAPEALDLVAARLASAKRPMLWLGGGARHAGAQVKRLLAMGVGVITSTQGRGVVNEDDERCLGAFSQNKRVEQFLQTCDALLIAGSRLRSNETFKYALKLPQNTLRIDANPAIEGRSYASELFICGDAALALEGLADRLEGRLHTDPQFLAELKAVREQSRSQLVADLGPYSAMVEQLQASTGRNFSWVRDVTLSNSIWGNRLLNLYHPRAGVHALGGGIGQGLAMGIGAAVAAAETAPERKVFALAGDGGFILNLGELATLVQERANLVILLMNDQRYGVIRNIQDAVYGSRHCYVDLHTPDYTKLAESMGLRHGLVTDLKDFGKVVDSALSQPGPFLLEVDMLSVGNFATQFAGPPNSETKAQKATA
- a CDS encoding aspartate dehydrogenase; this encodes MLHITMIGCGAIGVGVLELLENDPQLCVDYVIASEGSEALVRQRLASFKQPPQVLTALPADTRPDLLVECAGHRAIEEHVLPALERGIACLIVSVGALSEVGLVERLEAAAERGKTRIELLPGAIGGIDALSAAKVGGLDSVNYTGRKPARAWKNTPGEQACDLDSIREATVIFQGSAREAARLYPKNANVAATLSLAGLGLDRTHVTLIADPHSDENVHHFEARGAFGRFELSLRGKPLLANPKTSALTVYSVVRALGNHAHAISI
- a CDS encoding aldehyde dehydrogenase gives rise to the protein MTLEQTLPICIAGHWRLGRGERYASRYPATGEAVAWLNAADLQDVEDAIQGAHQAFLHSGWAQRKPHERAGVLYRIAELIRLHSEELAQLQRQDNGKPINETRALVASAAGTFQFFAAACETLEETITPSRGDFVSMSVYEPMGVVAAITPWNSPIASEAQKVAPALAAGNAVVIKPAEITPLLALRLASLCEEAGLPKGLISVLPGKGSLLGDALTRHPLVKRVSFTGGTRTGKHIAHIAADKMMPVSLELGGKSPTIVLDDADLDHAVAGVLYGIFSSSGEACIAGSRLFVARALYEPFMQRLVAAAANLRMGDPADENTQMGPLISAGHRESVERYVALGLAEGGRLRLGGQRPSGGLYDQGYFYPPTILEGLHNQQQVCQEEIFGPVLVAMPFDDEEQLLEQANDSLYALAAGIWTRDYKRAWALGRRLQAGTVWINTYKQFSISTPFGGWRDSGLGREKGRLGILQYMEQKSLYWGMNQQPLAWAGVPHEVA